Part of the Mangifera indica cultivar Alphonso chromosome 4, CATAS_Mindica_2.1, whole genome shotgun sequence genome, CATTTCTTTTTGCCCTATAATCCTCTAAATAATCATCTCCTAATTCtagcttcttcttttttttcttcttctttgctttttggcgctcttcttcctctctctcccttctgatggattcttcatattttttgaGCTCAGCAAACCTTTCTCGCTCTTCTTGCACTCTCATTTCCTCCTCATAAAGCCTCCTTGCCCTCTCTTCTCTCAACCTTGCAGCATTTCTcctcttctcttcctcttcccACCATCTCCTCTCCTCTTGAACTTTCTTTTTCGATGACCCATGAATCAACTGTGTGTTTACCTGCTTCCCACGCTTCTCAAAACTTGACaattcaactatttttttagttttcctGTACTCGATATGAGTGGCTCCATCCTGACTGAAGAGGTCCAGATCAATAACTTCTTTCGGTTGTTtgataacaattttcttttgggGCAGCTCTCTATCTTTCTCTGCAGGTGGACGTATCACAATAGAAGGCCTATGAGATTCAACTTGTTCTCTATCTGTATTAACTGGGGCTCTAATGACAATAGAGGGCTTCTGGGATTCTAGTTCTCTGTCAATATTTGTTGGAGGTCGTATGACAATTGAGGGCTTATGCAAATCAACTTGAACTCTTTCTGTATCTGCTGGAGGCCGTATTACAATAGAGGGTTTATGAATCTCAGCCTGCATTTCTTCAGCTTTTAGcttattagaaatttttattctattgacCTTAGCAACAGACTTGTTTGCAGTTTCAACATCAGAAGTAACCTGTTGGTCAGAAGTTGGCATGGGTAAAAAAGCAAGTTTATCTGAAAGCTTATCATTGGAGCCACATTTGAATTTCACAGGGACAACTTTCGCCTTTGAACTAGATTTCTCATCCTCAGAAGCATCAACAACAGCAATTTTTGTAGCACTTTTGGATATGAGcttctttttaagattttttggtAGAGACTGACTTGAAGGATCCAGAGAGCTGGATTTGGCAGAAGCTTTTTCAGAATCTGCAGTTTCAAGCTGTGTATCTGGATCTGCCCGATACTTAGGACAGTTTTTGTTGGTCCTCATGTGTCCAAACTGATTCATCAAAAGGTATACAATCAACTTGATAACATATTCTAAAGAATAAATAAACTCTATGCTAATTTAAAGAAAGTCTAACCTGACCGCAAGCTCCACAGACAAAACTCTCCCTTGATGACTTCTTCTCCTTATACATCTATTTAGAGTAAGTGTACGCAGTTTAGGTCATTATGAACAGAATAAAgcaaaggaaaaagagaaaagaaaagaaactgaTTATCTCCACAGGAAAAAGCTTGTAACAAGAGAAAATCTATTTCCAACCACCCAAATATGTATATCTAGCAATCAATAGTAACAGTTCTACGGTACAtgtaattttaagtatttagcTATTATACCCAAGGGTGTCAGGTGACTATCCAAACAAAACAATCCTGCCCGTAATTTCCACATCTGTATGAAAGACTGTAGAACCATGATCTCATAACTAATATGACAAATATGAATTCAACTCAAGGGATCATATACAGagtatgatatatcaataatccaaattttcttagggtttttatttCGCTAAAGGCTTGATAAGGTTGTCAAAGGGTAagtctttaattttgatataagaaTACTGATGTATACAGTAACAAATATAGGAAATCTAACATACTAGTGGAGTATATTTTAAAACACAAGAATGACAACCTGCTAACGTGGAGGCAGCCCAGAAAACTACAACCCAGGTTGAAAGTATACTTTCCTAGTACATATGTTTATGTTTCTCAGGGTAAACTATTGTTGGTCATCactgtttataaaataacaCCATTGGAGCAGAACATGCCATCTCATGATTAGCTGACATATGAAATGCAGTCTAGCAAAGATCAGTTCAATGTTTTACTAAATCTTCAATAATGCTATCAACCAATTCCCATAATTTGACTATACTGTAACAAAAGGACAACATTGGATAGCTCTTACATGTAATTTCTAGCGGAACCATGCACTAGTAATTTAACACAGAATTAATGGGTCATTATCATTCTCAATAAGGATTGTTAAATACTAGAAGCATGCCTGAGTTGCAGATACACCAATATGCCAGTCCTGCGTACAACTTCAGGCCCTTTAGTATCACAAGGGACCAGCTAGCATGATAACATAGAATAGAACCTAAAATCCAAATAGGAAGCATTTGCTATGTGAAAATTAGCAGCTTCCTGTGTCTGTGCTCCCATATTCAATTTTACGATCCCCAGCCACCAATCAAATTTCCAAAAAACACTGAGAATTATTATAATCCTAACACAAAGGATACTCCACAAAATGTATGAAGTGGAGAACAGACATGTGACAAGACGTGTGCAACATTTGTAGCAGTATTTGTATTGTTTTAAAATAGGGCTAAAAATCCAGGAAAAAGATTACTGATGCAACACTTGCCTTCACATTATCTCCcaatattttgagttttttgagTTGGCCAACTGGTGCAACACCattctttttcattgttttcatcTTTCCAGACATGGTTCTTTTCATAATCAACCTCTCCTCCTGCcatcaaaagataatgaaattacTAGTACTGCCAAAGGTACCTTCCCATGCAGCAAGAGAAAATTGCAATGAACCAGAGAaaccattaataaattaaatgaaaaaacagaTTTTACTCACCTCTTTTGGATCTCTAATATTCTCGTTTGCAGTATAGGATCCATTTGGTTTGACCGTATTAATAATTTGCTTGATTATTTTATTCGGCTTCTTAGCCCGTTCAACCATCTCAAGGCCAGAAACAGATTTCTTGGCAGGAGCAACTCCAATTTCCTCTGCCAcagcttttgttttcttcttctttttcttctgatCAGACTCATCATCTGCAAAACAATTGTATGATTAATCATAAGACATTAGACATTACTATTACAATATTCTCTCAATAATACTGTCACCTAGGATATAAACTAGTTAGTTAATTGTTCAATTAAACAGAAGATTTACCTTAGATCATCTAAGAGGGAATAAATTTTATAGACAGGACAGACAAATGCTGGAAAACCCCCATATTAGCTCAAGAGATTTGCTAAACCTTAGGGTCATCATTcaataaattagttaaaaactCAGATGACAAGAATTCCATTCACCAGAGAATTTTTGCCAATagcaaatatacaaatataattaaggGCCAAGAACTGCAAATGCAATTCACCTTAGGCATTGTTTAGGAGTTCATTTTTACCTAAATCAGGCAGGTAAACAAATAGCTTTggttaaattttcaatattaatgcccaaaatatattaaacatgaaCACGTCCACTACTTTCGAAGTATCGAAAGAGTGTCCAACAGTACAGACTAGGAAAACAAACAGATcactgatatatatatatattatgcttCTCTGATCCACCACTACAAAATAACCCACCTAAAAAGGGCCTTAAGCTTTACAAAGAGTATCATGAACCTGTGCGaaagaactgaaaaaaaaaaaaaaagacaaaatctaGAGCATGAACAAATGAAGATCCAAGACTATAACAATATCCAccaaaatttatttactttagtCCCACCCAAATACCTGTAtctttatatgaataaatgcTTAGACAACAAAACTTCAATAACGAAATTTTCATCATAAGTGCAGAGAATAAGCATTTAGAAACCCAACAAATCATACCATCCATGAGCAACCTGCATAATTCTGCTGCTTCAGCTGCTTCATCTTCAATTTCCTCTTCCACCTGTGCTTGGAATGGACGCCTTCGCATTTTGAGCCCCTTAACACCTTCTGCTTTTTCATGCTTTGATTCATAGTTATTCTCTTCCCCTTCTTCTTCAAACTCCTCTGCATCAAGCAAATTTTCTAGGTCCCCAGCAAAGGAATCCAAATCACTATTTGCTTCAGAGTCACTTCcattgtcatcatcatcaccagCTGAAAGAGACTGAACTTGTCGATCCCAAATTTCTTGGCACTTTCCTCTTGTCTGTTGCTGCAGCTGAAGAAAGGACATTCGCTGGCCACGTGCATACTTGCTGATAGTTGTTGGATCAACCTGGACCCCGGATGCCGCTTGCTCACTTGAAAGCTTACGTATCATAGCAATTCGATGCCATCTGGTCTGTTTTGCAATCACTTCCTCTGGAACATTGAACTTGAGAAGGACCTAAAAATAAGTGAGCAGTTAAAAACCATATAAACAACACTGCCACCATTTTTATTAAGTTCTTAAAATGAATCTCTTCTCCAGCCAATTGCATTGAAGGGAGACTGAATTGTTCAAGCTGCTATTATTATGAAATAGATTTTGATCATATGAGATAAGgggaaaacatttaaaaaaatgttggtATATTTCAGCTGACGCTTTACAATCTTAACCTTTTCTCCTTCAATCGgcagtaaaataaataaaggaactGCACTGGTTACAAGAAAAGCTTAAGGTTATTATTATGTGCTTCCCTTTTCTACATTCTTCCCAAGAACCTAAAGGCTACTCAGTCCTCAGATATCCTTTATCACATTGAACAATTCAAACCCAATCTATTCTAGCTAAGAGAAACCCAAGGGATCCAACATATAAAGCAGGGGCCATTCATACAATAAACTTTCACCACACAGCACATATCCGATGACCTCAAGTTCAATAAGAAGGAACTTAGGCAACTATTAAAACTTGtacttttcatatttatttatttattttgaatggtCTAGGGGAAGAGTAAATAACTCATTAAAGAGTAGACATCAGTTGGCCAACAAAACCCCTAGATCCTAATGAAGGAGATTGATGTCAGGTCACTTGTCTAACTTCTTACTAAACTCATCTGCCCTTATGTTGCTAAACCTCGTTTAGTCTGCAGATACAAACTAGGGCCAGTGCTTTGACAAGGGTCATTGAAGAAACTTGCtggcaaaaaaatataatataagaagAATTTTTGAAGCTATGATATGTCCTTACACACGACTTCTGAGTAAATACTATGGTAATCTTAGTAAGATTAATAACACACCTCTCGGGCAGCCTCCATGCTCAATCTACGAAGATCAGCATCTGTTCCAGTAACAGTGGTGCCTCCCCGACTAGCAGCAGCTTTTTTCTTCACCGTTGCACTTGACATTGGTGCCTTTGGAGTTGCACGGACATAGCTAAATCCTAGACCCCGACCAGATGGATCACCAACACCAGTTATTTCCAAACGCTCAATATTTTCTCTGTCCTGAATAAACAAGTAGTACAAGATGAATCACAAAACTATAAACCTACAACTGGGCtgacaaattttcatcaacCAGAAAGAAAAGTTTACCTGGTTTGTACAGGCAACAAAATTGCTACTCAGGTTCCATGGAGTTATCAATAGTTCCCTTTCAATGTGTGATGCAGCAGCCAGAGCAATTGCTTCATCAGGAAGTTGATTCATCGCAGACGAGATGCTGGCAGGAAGAGTTAACTGTGTGATTCCTGAATGTTTGAGCCGGTACAGGCCAGCCAGCATACTTTCATAGGCACAGACCTACggcaaaaaggaaaaagagggAGATGAAAAGAGCATAATGAGtaaactatataaaattataagcaGAAGAAGCACAATACTTCTAACTGGTTTGCCTCTTTTTCTAAGTTGAATCAAAAATCATCATCTCATTGGTCACTGCTAATTATTTACACAACTATTTTCAGGATGATAATCAACAAGAGAGCCGCTTTTCAATGTTTTCCTCAgatattttctaatatatatcAGATACAATATAGTAGCCATGCCTGAATTGAAAAGATTCATGGCAACTAATATTTCTCAGCTTCTTTGTGGCTACAGTATCTTCACAGATCCACACTTAAAACAACAGCATGAATGTTTCAGATGCTCTGAAGCTCTCCTAGCTATGTACAGGAAAGATATAAGaactgagaaaaaaaaattcgaAACTAGTCCAACACAAAGCATTTGGAGATGCCAAAGTCTAGCATTCCATTTATAGACATTAGAGGCAATGGCAATAATTAGCCACAAAGGAGGAACCAATTTCATTTAATGCAAATggtgataatttaataatttggtcataccaataaaaattttctgTAAGACTTTTCTCATCATGGAATCCCCAAAATTTTTCcatcaatttttaaatgaagaaaaaatttccaACTTCATTAAACTTCACATAATAGTTCTATCATTATCATGGCTATCATCAGCAAAGAAACAAGGGCATCTGGCATATGGTGAACTCACATGCTCTGGAGACACCAATTTACGCAAATCACCCTCAGATGGAATTTGGAATGTGCGCTTCATGGACCAGACCTGCTTTCCCCTACCATCCCTCTGTAGGTTGCATATGCAGATAAAGCAAACAGGTTAGCAGATAAATCCAAcagaaaaatataagttaacataaacaataatccatcaAATCACAAAGACAAACTCAAGcaattgaaaaattacacaAGTTACAAATActaataatagatataaatgCAAGATTACCCGCAAAAAGGCACAgtctttcatcttcttcctaATAATTGCTTCGGAAACATTAGGAAACTGTGCAAACAACTCTTCCACCCCAATGCAAGGAAGCAACCCACGCTTTGCAGCAGCAGAAAACTCACGATACACATATACCAACAACCTATTTATGCCATAAGTTTGAAGATTCTTCGATGAAGGGGACATTACCTCCATAAGAGGCTCCTGACAATGacaatcaacataaataataattttagtgcTATAAAAGTTTCATTTCTAGACTAAATTTGACAAAGCCGCATAATAAATGGCAATAATATTCAatgaaggaaataaataaataagcttTTAACAAAATAGAAAAGGCAATGGTACAGTGTTTCAATTATTGTTTCAGACTGAAACAGTTAAtgagacccaaaaaaaaaaaaaaaaaccatgcaAAGTGGAACATTGTATAGATAGATTCTCACAAATAATAAGATAGCAATATCAAACACGactacttaccaaaaaaaaaatatcaaaaatgaCTCTTACTTTctggaaaatttttcaaagaaaaaataaagaaacacttATTACAGTATGGATAGCCAATTGTTGGAGGTGCACATTCATAGATACAAGTCAATCTATATAAACCATGACCAAGTCAAAACTACATGAGGTACCCACTTCAAAAATTTGGTTACATCACAAATAGGTAGATGAATATTCAAATACATAGggttttatttacattttgacATATTACTTGAAAAGTTGAACAAAATTGTAACTCAGTAATTTATGTCAGTAGTTGCTTTTCTGAGAATTATTTGTTTCTACGATCATCCTAATTGGAAAgcagatttttaaaatttgaaatgtgtTTTTGTGCCAGCCATCGAAAGGCAGAGGGGATCATTTTGGTCTTTGCTTTTGTAGGGCCATTTAAGAAAGCCCTTGTTGCAGTTCTGTATTCAGGGGAGATATTATGATCTTGGCATCATTCTTTCTGTTTAACTAGAGCATCTT contains:
- the LOC123214417 gene encoding transcription initiation factor TFIID subunit 1-like isoform X3, giving the protein MVDRVEDHFEQEVADILEESLDGQGSAPLPVLCVEDGMVILRFSEIFGIHEPLKKREKREQRYSIHKDKYSALDISNLVEEDEETYLKGSTQGVSFIKQAHAVQHDASLHDNDVSESVKFGMVQDVTPLSGQLDERRKDSCISAEPMKEDLKLNLSAGWQSMLNPNCFPLDQHNWEDDILWDSSPAASENSFESCDITDFETALNGEPRLEPRQRMLHSDGSMKAEEDHSILLRNCHVLLESLGSGNFSNHTNNGFPGSKYHPQILRLESQLDLDNTNNGDHRRENISLEPCQTDAVKRFSELSLQNRDMMDGTWLDNIMWDPQDTVTKPKLILDLQDEQMLFEILDNKDSNDLQLHAGAMIVSQSVKSSSLDSFELAGRKYQCDWKFNIANDKFYMNGKISQQLQTNSNKRIPHGIRVHHSAPALKLQTMKLKLSNKDISNFHRPKALWYPHDSEVAVKEQGKLPTQGTMKIIIKSLGGKGSKLHVDADETVSSIKSKASKKLDFKPAETVKLFYLGKGLEDHKTLGEENVQPNSLLHLVRTKVHLLPRAQKLPGENKSLRPPGAFKKKYDLSVKDGHVFLMEYCEERPLLLSNAGMGANLCTYYRKSAPGDQASTLLCKGNSSLGNVLTLEPGDKSPFLGEIKAGCSQSSLETNLYRAPIFPHKVPSTDFLLVRSAKGKISIRRIDKIAVVGQQEPLMEVMSPSSKNLQTYGINRLLVYVYREFSAAAKRGLLPCIGVEELFAQFPNVSEAIIRKKMKDCAFLRRDGRGKQVWSMKRTFQIPSEGDLRKLVSPEHVCAYESMLAGLYRLKHSGITQLTLPASISSAMNQLPDEAIALAAASHIERELLITPWNLSSNFVACTNQDRENIERLEITGVGDPSGRGLGFSYVRATPKAPMSSATVKKKAAASRGGTTVTGTDADLRRLSMEAAREVLLKFNVPEEVIAKQTRWHRIAMIRKLSSEQAASGVQVDPTTISKYARGQRMSFLQLQQQTRGKCQEIWDRQVQSLSAGDDDDNGSDSEANSDLDSFAGDLENLLDAEEFEEEGEENNYESKHEKAEGVKGLKMRRRPFQAQVEEEIEDEAAEAAELCRLLMDDDESDQKKKKKKTKAVAEEIGVAPAKKSVSGLEMVERAKKPNKIIKQIINTVKPNGSYTANENIRDPKEEERLIMKRTMSGKMKTMKKNGVAPVGQLKKLKILGDNVKMYKEKKSSRESFVCGACGQFGHMRTNKNCPKYRADPDTQLETADSEKASAKSSSLDPSSQSLPKNLKKKLISKSATKIAVVDASEDEKSSSKAKVVPVKFKCGSNDKLSDKLAFLPMPTSDQQVTSDVETANKSVAKVNRIKISNKLKAEEMQAEIHKPSIVIRPPADTERVQVDLHKPSIVIRPPTNIDRELESQKPSIVIRAPVNTDREQVESHRPSIVIRPPAEKDRELPQKKIVIKQPKEVIDLDLFSQDGATHIEYRKTKKIVELSSFEKRGKQVNTQLIHGSSKKKVQEERRWWEEEEKRRNAARLREERARRLYEEEMRVQEERERFAELKKYEESIRREREEEERQKAKKKKKKKKLELGDDYLEDYRAKRNDRRIPERDRSAKRRPVSDLGKYGADSGPPTKRRRGLEVGLSNILERIVETLRENTEVSYLFLKPVSKKDAPDYLDIVERPMDLSTIRDKVRRMEYKHHEEFRHDVWQIAMNAHLYNDGRNPGIPPLADQLLELCDFLLDEYGAKLAEVEADIESQNFLSKG
- the LOC123214417 gene encoding transcription initiation factor TFIID subunit 1-like isoform X4: MVDRVEDHFEEVADILEESLDGQGSAPLPVLCVEDGMVILRFSEIFGIHEPLKKREKREQRYSIHKDKYSALDISNLVEEDEETYLKGSTQGVSFIKQAHAVQHDASLHDNDVSESVKFGMVQDVTPLSGQLDERRKDSCISAEPMKEDLKLNLSAGWQSMLNPNCFPLDQHNWEDDILWDSSPAASENSFESCDITDFETALNGEPRLEPRQRMLHSDGSMKAEEDHSILLRNCHVLLESLGSGNFSNHTNNGFPGSKYHPQILRLESQLDLDNTNNGDHRRENISLEPCQTDAVKRFSELSLQNRDMMDGTWLDNIMWDPQDTVTKPKLILDLQDEQMLFEILDNKDSNDLQLHAGAMIVSQSVKSSSLDSFELAGRKYQCDWKFNIANDKFYMNGKISQQLQTNSNKRIPHGIRVHHSAPALKLQTMKLKLSNKDISNFHRPKALWYPHDSEVAVKEQGKLPTQGTMKIIIKSLGGKGSKLHVDADETVSSIKSKASKKLDFKPAETVKLFYLGKGLEDHKTLGEENVQPNSLLHLVRTKVHLLPRAQKLPGENKSLRPPGAFKKKYDLSVKDGHVFLMEYCEERPLLLSNAGMGANLCTYYRKSAPGDQASTLLCKGNSSLGNVLTLEPGDKSPFLGEIKAGCSQSSLETNLYRAPIFPHKVPSTDFLLVRSAKGKISIRRIDKIAVVGQQEPLMEVMSPSSKNLQTYGINRLLVYVYREFSAAAKRGLLPCIGVEELFAQFPNVSEAIIRKKMKDCAFLRRDGRGKQVWSMKRTFQIPSEGDLRKLVSPEHVCAYESMLAGLYRLKHSGITQLTLPASISSAMNQLPDEAIALAAASHIERELLITPWNLSSNFVACTNQDRENIERLEITGVGDPSGRGLGFSYVRATPKAPMSSATVKKKAAASRGGTTVTGTDADLRRLSMEAAREVLLKFNVPEEVIAKQTRWHRIAMIRKLSSEQAASGVQVDPTTISKYARGQRMSFLQLQQQTRGKCQEIWDRQVQSLSAGDDDDNGSDSEANSDLDSFAGDLENLLDAEEFEEEGEENNYESKHEKAEGVKGLKMRRRPFQAQVEEEIEDEAAEAAELCRLLMDDDESDQKKKKKKTKAVAEEIGVAPAKKSVSGLEMVERAKKPNKIIKQIINTVKPNGSYTANENIRDPKEEERLIMKRTMSGKMKTMKKNGVAPVGQLKKLKILGDNVKMYKEKKSSRESFVCGACGQFGHMRTNKNCPKYRADPDTQLETADSEKASAKSSSLDPSSQSLPKNLKKKLISKSATKIAVVDASEDEKSSSKAKVVPVKFKCGSNDKLSDKLAFLPMPTSDQQVTSDVETANKSVAKVNRIKISNKLKAEEMQAEIHKPSIVIRPPADTERVQVDLHKPSIVIRPPTNIDRELESQKPSIVIRAPVNTDREQVESHRPSIVIRPPAEKDRELPQKKIVIKQPKEVIDLDLFSQDGATHIEYRKTKKIVELSSFEKRGKQVNTQLIHGSSKKKVQEERRWWEEEEKRRNAARLREERARRLYEEEMRVQEERERFAELKKYEESIRREREEEERQKAKKKKKKKKLELGDDYLEDYRAKRNDRRIPERDRSAKRRPVSDLGKYGADSGPPTKRRRGLEVGLSNILERIVETLRENTEVSYLFLKPVSKKDAPDYLDIVERPMDLSTIRDKVRRMEYKHHEEFRHDVWQIAMNAHLYNDGRNPGIPPLADQLLELCDFLLDEYGAKLAEVEADIESQNFLSKG